One Natator depressus isolate rNatDep1 chromosome 3, rNatDep2.hap1, whole genome shotgun sequence DNA segment encodes these proteins:
- the LOC141984516 gene encoding LOW QUALITY PROTEIN: pantetheinase-like (The sequence of the model RefSeq protein was modified relative to this genomic sequence to represent the inferred CDS: inserted 1 base in 1 codon) gives MVYSQPQVYATIFTLSVLKACALDSYIAAVYEHSVILSEDTKIPVSPEDALTLMNKNMDVVEGAIKAAALQGARIIVTSEDGIYGWVFTRETIYPYLENIPDPQVNWISCTDPERFAPAPVQERLSCMARSNAIYVVANIGDKKPCNSSDPKCPSDGHYQYNTXVVFDSEGKLVARYHKYNLFVTETQFDYPKEPEFVTFNTSFGKFGIFTCADILFHDPAVVLMSKLQVDTVLFPTAWMNTLPLLSACQFHSAWAMGMGINFLSANTHNSSLDMTGSGIYAPNGPRAFHYNTETENGHLLAAELSSHPRLSPTYPIVNGSSDATSIKQFSPNDHDFSGVIYFDQFTFTELTKPEGNRTVCQKDLCCHLSYRMAEKREDEVYVLGAFDCLHVVEGEYYLQICTLLKCKSTDLKTCGHPVATAHTSSDTFSLSGTFATSYVFPEVLLTGVQLAPGEFQVLSDGRLINQNGTSKPVLSVTLFGRWYEKDPPHPQQAFP, from the exons ATGGTCTATTCCCAGCCTCAAGTTTATGCTACAATTTTTACTTTGTCTGTCCTGAAGGCCTGTGCCTTGGACAGCTACATTGCAGCCGTGTATGAGCACTCAGTTATATTGTCAGAGGACACCAAAATACCGGTTTCTCCTGAAGATGCTTTGACGTTGATGAACAAAAATATGGATGTTGTGGAAGGGGCCATCAAAGCAGCAGCCCTGCAG GGTGCACGTATCATTGTGACTTCTGAAGATGGTATTTATGGCTGGGTTTTCACAAGAGAAACCATTTACCCCtatcttgagaa catcccAGATCCACAGGTGAACTGGATTTCATGTACTGACCCTGAAAG ATTTGCTCCTGCACCAGTGCAGGAAAGACTCAGCTGCATGGCAAGGAGCAATGCTATCTATGTGGTTGCCAATATTGGGGACAAGAAGCCATGTAATTCCAGTGATCCCAAGTGCCCCAGCGATGGTCACTATCAGTACAATA ATGTTGTCTTTGATTCAGAAGGGAAATTGGTGGCACGCTACCATAAG TACAACCTCTTTGTGACAGAAACTCAGTTCGATTACCCTAAGGAGCCAGAGTTTGTCACCTTCAATACATCCTTTGGAAAGTTTGGCATTTTCACTTGTGCGGACATACTTTTCCATGATCCTGCTGTGGTCCTGATGAGCAAGTTACAAGTGGATACTGTGCTGTTCCCAACAGCGTGGATGAATACTCTACCACTTTTGTCTGCTTGTCAGTTCCACTCTGCATGGGCTATGGGAATGGGCATCAATTTTCTTTCAGCGAATACACACAACTCCAGTTTAGATATGACAG GGAGTGGCATCTATGCACCAAATGGACCCAGGGCATTTCATTACAATACAGAAACAGAGAACGGTCACCTCCTGGCTGCAGAGCTGAGTTCACACCCTCGTCTTTCTCCCACTTACCCTATTGTCAACGGGAGCTCAGATGCCACAAGCATCAAACAATTCTCACCAAATGACCATGATTTCAGCGGAGTCATTTACTTTGATCAGTTCACCTTCACCGAACTCACTAAGCCTGAAGGAAATCGTACAGTTTGCCAGAAGGACCTTTGCTGTCATTTGAGCTACAGGATGGCGGAGAAGCGAGAAGATGAAGTATATGTGCTAGGTGCTTTTGATTGCCTTCATGTTGTTGAAGGAGAATACTATCTGCAG ATATGCACACTACTGAAGTGTAAAAGCACAGACTTGAAAACTTGTGGGCACCCAGTGGCTACTGCTCACACCAGCTCTGACACATTCTCTCTCAGCGGCACGTTTGCCACTAGCTACGTCTTTCCAGAAGTCTTGCTCACTGGGGTTCAGCTGGCGCCTGGAGAATTTCAG GTATTAAGTGATGGACGTCTGATAAACCAGAATGGCACTTCTAAACCAGTCCTGTCAGTGACACTCTTTGGGAGGTGGTATGAAAAGGACCCTCCACACCCACAACAGGCTTTCCCATGA
- the LOC141984914 gene encoding MFS-type transporter SLC18B1-like — protein sequence MGSQEAETQETLQTPVLENGRPEVPSEESSRFTRDQLFTMAATACLNFSSMICYSILGPFFPREAEKKGASDAVVGLIFGCFALFNFLTSLIVGNYLVQIGAKFMFVAGMFVSGCVTILFGLLDRAPDGPVFIGLCFLVRAMDAMGFAAAVTASFSILAKAFPNNIATVMGCVEIFTGLGLVLGPPVGGFLYQSFGYEIPFIVLGCLVLILVPLNMYLLPKYDAIATKDSFWMLITLPKVVLLCFTIFSLSACLGFLDPTMSLFVSEKFKLPAVYVGLVFLSLALSYSLSSPLLGFLSDKMPHLRKWLLVFGGLLTALSFFLLGPAPILHIESKLWMFVLMLILTGFSLGMSAIPLFPEMLHCVYENGFEEGLCVLGLVSGLFGAMWSLGGFVGPTLGGFLNEKLGFEWAAAIQGGWALLSVTIGILYIVEASRKGRSNLQTPLGTNEESAHLLASET from the exons tTCTAGAAAATGGCAGACCAGAAGTTCCCAGTGAAGAGTCAAGCAGGTTTACCAGAGATCAGCTCTTCACAATGGCAGCAACAGCTTGTTTGAACTTCAGTTCGATGATTTGCTATTCAATCCTGGGGCCCTTTTTTCCAAGAGAG GCAGAGAAAAAGGGTGCCAGTGATGCAGTTGTTGGACTGATTTTTGGATGCTTTGCTTTATTCAATTTCTTGACTTCTTTAATAGTAGGCAATTAT CTTGTACAAATTGGAGCCAAATTCATGTTTGTGGCTGGGATGTTTGTCTCAGGATGTGTTACAATTCTGTTTGG TCTGTTGGACAGAGCACCTGATGGGCCAGTATTCATTGGTTTGTGTTTTCTGGTTAGAGCGATGGATGCCATGGGCTTTGCTGCAGCAGTGACAGCTTCATTTTCTATTCTTGCAAAGGCTTTTCCCAATAACATAGCTACAGTAATG GGCTGTGTTGAAATTTTTACAGGGCTTGGACTGGTGCTGGGCCCACCTGTAGGTGGTTTTTTGTATCAGTCCTTTGGCTATGAAATCCCTTTCATAGTGCTAGGATGCTTAGTGCTGATCCTGGTGCCTCTGAACATGTACCTCTTACCAAAATACG ATGCAATCGCTACCAAGGACTCGTTCTGGATGCTCATTACTCTGCCAAAAGTTGTACTTCTCTGTTTTACAATATTTTCACTAAGTGCATGTTTAGGCTTTCTGGATCCCACTATGTCACTGTTCGTTTCAGAGAAG ttcAAATTACCAGCTGTCTATGTGGGGTTAGTATTCCTAAGTTTGGCACTCTCCTACTCCCTGTCTTCACCATTGCTTGGGTTTCTAAGTGATAAAATGCCG CACCTAAGGAAATGGTTGTTGGTCTTTGGGGGCTTACTGACAGCACTGTCCTTTTTCCTGTTAGGACCTGCTCCCATCTTGCACATTGAAAG CAAACTCTGGATGTTTGTCCTAATGCTGATTTTGACTGGCTTTTCCCTTGGGATGTCTGCTATCCCACTGTTCCCTGAGATGCTCCATTGTGTTTA TGAGAATGGATTCGAGGAGGGGTTGTGTGTGTTAGGACTGGTGTCTGGGCTCTTCGGTGCAATGTGGTCACTTGG agGTTTTGTAGGACCAACATTAGGTGGATTCCTAAATGAGAAGCTGGGGTTTGAATGGGCTGCTGCCATACAAGGAGGATGGGCGTTACTAAGTGTAA CTATTGGAATACTCTATATCGTAGAGGCCTCACGAAAAGGAAG ATCCAATTTGCAGACCCCTCTGGGCACAAATGAAGAAAGTGCTCACCTATTGGCTAGTGAGACATAG